One window of uncultured Trichococcus sp. genomic DNA carries:
- a CDS encoding ABC transporter ATP-binding protein, with protein sequence MNHYQWIWRYARAYKSKGLLALLFVFLNALLIIVNPLLAGELVDKVIDGGQDDLLVPILVLMIGITLFRTTIRYSYQMLFERIGQNSLFVLRQDMYRKLQELDFDFFNHTRVGDIMARMTGDTDAIRHFVSWVTYNILESILWFVMAVAVMGTIHFPLMLALVAVTPIIFILTQKMSRKAFPLFFQIRESFSRLNSMVEENIGGNRIVKAFAREDHEIEKFTKHNEDFKRRNLDSAAVSRTYLPWLDGFAGTLNAIALVLGGLYVIRGEMSMGDLVAFNGFLWMLNMPMRMSGWLINDVQRFSAACVKIRDMLDTEARIPVTAAEEHHRIKGTVTFDDVSFAFSDDPGTDILSHVSFTVGPGQTLGILGETGSGKTTLVNLVGRFYDPTSGAVLIDGKNAKDYPVRQLRENIAMVMQDVFLFSDTIEDNIAFGNPQVDRSYIQQMARIADADGFITSMPQGYATVVGERGVGLSGGQKQRISLARALAKDPAILILDDTTSAVDMETESKIQQELLGLTENKTTFIIAHRISSVRDADLILMMEKGQVVEQGTHAELLANRGKYYDVYCKQLGLTGGETNGTQHL encoded by the coding sequence ATGAATCATTATCAATGGATTTGGCGCTACGCACGGGCATACAAATCCAAAGGCTTACTGGCTTTATTGTTTGTTTTCCTGAATGCCCTCCTGATCATCGTCAATCCCTTGTTGGCCGGGGAATTGGTCGACAAGGTCATCGATGGGGGGCAGGATGATTTGTTGGTGCCGATTTTGGTACTCATGATCGGCATCACGCTCTTTCGGACGACCATCCGCTACAGCTACCAGATGCTGTTCGAAAGGATCGGCCAAAATTCCCTTTTCGTGCTGCGCCAGGACATGTACCGGAAGCTGCAGGAGCTGGATTTCGACTTCTTCAACCATACCCGGGTCGGGGACATCATGGCCAGGATGACAGGTGATACCGACGCCATCCGTCACTTTGTCTCCTGGGTCACCTACAATATCCTGGAAAGCATTCTCTGGTTCGTGATGGCCGTCGCGGTCATGGGCACGATCCACTTTCCGCTGATGCTGGCTTTGGTGGCAGTCACGCCGATCATCTTCATCCTGACGCAAAAGATGTCCCGGAAGGCCTTCCCGCTGTTTTTCCAGATCAGGGAAAGCTTTTCCCGGCTGAATTCGATGGTGGAGGAAAACATCGGCGGCAACCGCATCGTCAAGGCTTTCGCAAGGGAAGACCATGAAATCGAAAAATTCACGAAGCACAACGAGGACTTCAAACGCCGCAATCTGGATTCCGCAGCCGTATCCCGCACATATCTCCCTTGGCTCGACGGCTTCGCCGGAACGCTGAACGCAATCGCCTTGGTGCTCGGCGGCCTCTATGTCATCCGCGGGGAAATGTCGATGGGGGATCTGGTGGCCTTCAATGGGTTCCTCTGGATGCTGAACATGCCGATGCGCATGAGCGGCTGGCTCATCAACGATGTGCAGCGCTTCTCCGCCGCCTGCGTCAAAATCCGCGACATGCTGGACACAGAGGCGCGGATCCCGGTCACGGCTGCCGAGGAGCACCATCGGATCAAGGGGACCGTCACATTCGACGACGTCTCCTTCGCCTTCTCCGATGACCCCGGAACGGATATCCTGTCGCACGTCTCCTTTACGGTCGGTCCCGGACAGACGTTGGGAATCTTGGGCGAAACAGGGTCAGGCAAGACGACACTCGTCAATCTGGTGGGAAGATTCTACGATCCGACCTCGGGAGCCGTCCTGATCGACGGAAAAAATGCCAAGGACTATCCGGTCCGTCAATTGCGGGAAAACATCGCCATGGTCATGCAGGACGTTTTCCTGTTTTCGGACACAATCGAAGACAACATCGCTTTCGGGAATCCGCAGGTGGACCGCTCCTATATCCAACAGATGGCCCGGATCGCCGATGCGGACGGCTTCATCACCAGCATGCCCCAAGGATACGCAACCGTTGTCGGTGAACGCGGAGTGGGATTGTCGGGCGGGCAAAAGCAGCGCATTTCTTTAGCGCGGGCATTGGCCAAGGATCCGGCCATCCTGATTTTGGACGACACCACTTCGGCGGTCGACATGGAAACCGAATCGAAGATTCAGCAGGAGTTGCTCGGCTTGACGGAAAACAAAACGACCTTCATCATCGCCCACCGGATTTCGTCGGTACGGGATGCGGATCTGATCCTGATGATGGAAAAAGGCCAAGTCGTCGAACAAGGAACCCATGCGGAACTGTTGGCCAATCGAGGCAAATACTATGACGTTTACTGCAAACAACTCGGATTGACGGGAGGGGAAACCAATGGCACGCAACACCTATGA
- a CDS encoding ABC transporter ATP-binding protein: MARNTYDVDENLEQEFNWGHYRRLAGYIRPYKKPISKILAVIILANIAGMAGPYFTKIAIDDLIPAGNVPQLLGLGGIFILSLVLIGGCMRYRIYAITEVGQDILKDMRYAIFAHLQRLPFAYFDNRPHGKILIRVVNYINTLSDLLSNGLINLISDLFNVVITLGFMLLIDVRLTLYSMALLPVLFGLVLFIKKRQRIAFQILSNKQSNLNAYIHESISGIKITQSFAREQVNYDIFNEVSEEYRTSWMKAVKIQFLMWPGVLNISVLTTCLIYFVGIRQVGVSVSTGTLIAFIGYINNFWNPVINIGNFYNSLITATAYLERIFETLDEVPSIQDAPDAYELPPVKGAVDFEDVTFRYEDGKDILHKVNFHIEPGQSIALVGPTGAGKTTIINLLTRFYDINEGSVKIDGHDVREVTLHSLRSQMGVMLQDTFIFSGTILENIRYGKLDATEEEVIAAAKVVRAHDFIQHLKDGYHTVVEERGSTLSAGQRQLLSFARALLADPKILILDEATASIDTRTEELLQEGLQKLLKDRTSFIIAHRLSTIKNSSQIFYVAGGNIAEAGTHGELMAQKGLYHHLYRSQYDLLQAV; encoded by the coding sequence ATGGCACGCAACACCTATGATGTAGATGAAAACTTAGAGCAAGAATTCAATTGGGGGCACTACCGGCGCTTGGCCGGCTATATCCGTCCCTACAAAAAACCAATTTCAAAGATATTGGCTGTCATCATTTTGGCGAACATCGCCGGCATGGCAGGCCCATATTTCACAAAAATCGCAATCGATGACCTGATACCAGCAGGAAACGTGCCTCAGCTGCTGGGACTGGGCGGCATTTTCATCCTTTCCCTTGTCCTGATTGGCGGGTGCATGCGCTACCGGATCTACGCCATCACCGAAGTCGGCCAGGATATCCTGAAGGACATGCGCTACGCTATTTTTGCGCATCTGCAGCGCTTGCCGTTCGCTTACTTCGACAACCGGCCCCACGGCAAGATCCTGATCCGCGTGGTCAATTACATCAATACGCTGAGCGACCTGCTGAGCAACGGTCTCATCAATCTGATATCCGACCTTTTCAACGTAGTAATCACATTAGGCTTCATGCTCCTCATCGATGTGCGCTTGACCTTATACAGTATGGCCTTGCTGCCGGTACTGTTCGGACTGGTCCTGTTCATCAAAAAGCGTCAGCGGATCGCTTTTCAGATACTGAGCAACAAACAGTCTAATCTCAATGCGTATATTCACGAAAGCATTTCGGGAATCAAAATCACCCAATCGTTCGCCCGCGAACAGGTCAATTATGACATCTTCAATGAAGTGAGCGAGGAATACCGGACGTCGTGGATGAAAGCCGTCAAAATCCAATTCCTGATGTGGCCCGGTGTGCTGAATATTTCAGTACTGACGACCTGTCTGATCTATTTTGTGGGCATCCGTCAGGTCGGTGTATCCGTTTCGACCGGAACATTGATCGCCTTCATCGGCTACATCAACAATTTCTGGAATCCCGTCATCAATATCGGCAACTTCTATAATTCCTTGATCACTGCCACGGCCTATTTGGAGCGCATCTTCGAAACACTGGACGAGGTGCCTTCCATCCAGGATGCGCCGGACGCCTATGAGTTGCCTCCTGTCAAAGGCGCAGTCGACTTCGAGGACGTCACCTTCCGCTATGAGGACGGCAAAGACATTTTGCACAAGGTCAACTTCCATATCGAACCGGGCCAGAGCATCGCTTTGGTCGGGCCGACGGGAGCAGGCAAGACAACGATCATCAACCTGTTGACCCGCTTCTACGACATCAACGAAGGCAGCGTCAAGATCGATGGACATGACGTCCGCGAAGTAACGCTCCATTCCTTGCGCAGCCAGATGGGCGTCATGCTTCAGGATACCTTCATCTTTTCCGGTACGATCCTGGAAAATATCCGCTACGGAAAGCTTGATGCCACCGAAGAGGAAGTGATTGCAGCCGCGAAGGTTGTGCGCGCACATGACTTCATCCAACACCTGAAGGACGGCTACCATACCGTTGTTGAGGAGCGTGGCAGCACCCTTTCGGCTGGCCAACGGCAATTGCTCTCCTTTGCCCGGGCCCTGCTTGCCGATCCGAAGATCCTGATTCTCGACGAAGCGACCGCCAGCATCGACACCCGGACCGAGGAGTTGCTGCAGGAAGGTCTCCAGAAGCTGCTGAAAGATCGGACTTCCTTCATCATCGCCCACCGGCTGTCAACAATCAAAAATAGCTCCCAAATCTTCTACGTGGCAGGCGGCAACATCGCCGAAGCAGGCACCCACGGAGAGCTGATGGCCCAAAAAGGCCTGTATCACCATCTCTACCGATCCCAATACGACCTGCTGCAGGCCGTATGA
- a CDS encoding phosphoketolase family protein, producing the protein MTAFDSKEYLDKVDAFWRAANFISVGQLYLKDNPLLQRPIEETDVKLHPIGHWGTISGQNFIYAHLNRVINKYDLNMFYVEGPGHGGQVMVSNSYLDGSYTEIYPEITEDLEGLTKLYKQFSFPGGVASHAAPETPGSIHEGGELGYSLSHATGAIFDNPEVIAATVVGDGEAETGPLAAGWFSNVFINPVTDGAVLPILYLNGGKISNPTILDRKSNEELTQYFGGMGWEPLFVEGTEPEAVHPIMAQVLDTAVEKIKAIQTEARKGSAAEAKMPAWPVIIFRTPKGWTGPKTWDGEPIEGGFRAHQVPIPVDAHHMEHIDALVDWMQSYRPEELFTADGQLVAELKEMAPKGDRRMATNPITNGGIDPKPLNIPDWKQYAVDTTVPGAVIAQDMIEFGNFARDLIVDNPDNFRIFGPDETKSNRLNKVFEVTNRVWMEAIDPAYDEWLSPSGRVIDSQLSEHQAEGFLEGYVLTGRHGFFASYEAFLRVVDSMITQHFKWLRKAKEQTWRKRYPSLNLIATSTVFQQDHNGYTHQDPGLLTHLAEKKPEFIREYLPADENSLMAVMAETMASEEQINLIVSSKHPRPQFYSAEEAEVLVKDGLKVIDWASTCGDAEPDVVIAAAGTEPNLEALAAVTILHKQFPDLKIRFINIVDLLKLRHPDVDPRGLSDEEFDAYFTAGKPIVFAFHGFEGLIRDIFFDRHNHNLHIHGYRENGDITTPFDMRVLSEMDRFHLAQDAANAVYGEEAAVFSQRMTETVDFHHRFIRENGEDIAEVMEWKWEALEGAAAAKELIANQAD; encoded by the coding sequence ATGACTGCATTCGATTCAAAAGAGTATCTGGACAAGGTGGATGCCTTCTGGCGCGCCGCCAATTTCATCTCCGTGGGACAACTGTACCTGAAGGACAACCCCTTGCTGCAACGCCCGATCGAGGAAACCGATGTGAAGCTTCATCCGATCGGCCACTGGGGAACGATCTCCGGACAGAACTTCATCTATGCCCACTTGAACCGCGTCATCAACAAATATGACCTGAACATGTTCTACGTCGAAGGACCTGGACATGGCGGCCAAGTCATGGTTTCGAACTCCTATCTGGACGGCTCCTATACGGAAATCTATCCGGAAATCACCGAAGATCTGGAAGGTTTGACGAAACTCTACAAACAATTCTCCTTCCCGGGCGGGGTCGCTTCCCATGCGGCACCGGAAACACCAGGATCGATCCATGAAGGCGGCGAACTCGGCTACTCGCTTTCCCATGCCACAGGAGCGATCTTCGACAATCCGGAAGTGATCGCGGCGACTGTCGTCGGCGACGGGGAAGCCGAAACCGGTCCGTTGGCGGCCGGCTGGTTCTCCAATGTGTTCATCAATCCGGTCACGGACGGTGCCGTTTTGCCGATCCTGTACCTGAACGGCGGCAAAATCTCCAACCCGACGATCCTCGACCGCAAATCGAACGAAGAGTTGACGCAGTACTTTGGCGGCATGGGCTGGGAGCCGTTGTTCGTGGAAGGAACCGAACCTGAAGCGGTGCATCCGATCATGGCACAAGTGTTGGATACGGCTGTTGAAAAAATCAAAGCGATCCAAACCGAAGCCCGCAAAGGCTCCGCTGCCGAAGCGAAGATGCCGGCTTGGCCGGTCATCATTTTCCGCACACCGAAAGGCTGGACGGGTCCGAAAACTTGGGACGGCGAACCGATCGAAGGCGGCTTCCGTGCCCACCAAGTGCCGATTCCGGTGGATGCGCACCATATGGAACACATCGATGCGCTAGTGGATTGGATGCAGTCCTACCGTCCCGAAGAGCTGTTCACTGCCGATGGCCAACTGGTGGCTGAATTGAAAGAAATGGCACCGAAAGGCGATCGACGGATGGCTACGAATCCGATCACGAATGGCGGGATCGATCCGAAACCGCTCAACATTCCGGATTGGAAGCAGTATGCTGTCGATACGACCGTGCCGGGCGCAGTCATCGCTCAGGACATGATCGAATTCGGCAACTTTGCCCGCGATCTGATCGTGGACAATCCGGATAACTTCCGCATCTTTGGACCCGATGAAACCAAATCGAACCGCCTGAACAAAGTCTTCGAAGTGACGAATCGCGTCTGGATGGAAGCGATCGATCCTGCTTATGATGAGTGGCTTTCTCCATCCGGCCGTGTCATCGATTCGCAGTTGTCCGAACACCAGGCAGAAGGTTTCCTGGAAGGCTACGTCCTGACTGGGCGTCATGGGTTCTTCGCAAGTTACGAAGCCTTCCTGCGTGTGGTGGACTCGATGATCACTCAACATTTCAAATGGTTGCGCAAAGCCAAAGAACAGACGTGGCGCAAACGCTATCCGTCCTTGAACCTGATCGCGACATCGACCGTGTTCCAACAGGACCATAATGGCTACACCCACCAAGATCCAGGTTTGTTGACGCACTTGGCTGAGAAGAAACCGGAATTCATCCGCGAATACTTGCCGGCCGATGAGAACTCCTTGATGGCCGTGATGGCGGAAACGATGGCTTCCGAGGAACAGATCAACCTGATCGTGTCTTCGAAACACCCGCGTCCGCAATTCTACTCTGCTGAAGAAGCAGAGGTACTGGTGAAGGATGGCCTGAAAGTGATCGACTGGGCTTCGACTTGCGGAGACGCAGAACCGGATGTCGTGATCGCAGCAGCAGGAACGGAACCAAACCTGGAGGCACTTGCCGCAGTCACGATTCTGCACAAACAGTTCCCGGATCTGAAGATCCGTTTCATCAACATTGTGGATCTGTTGAAATTGCGCCATCCGGATGTAGATCCGCGCGGCTTGAGCGACGAGGAATTCGACGCCTATTTCACGGCGGGCAAACCGATTGTCTTTGCCTTCCACGGCTTCGAAGGATTGATCCGTGACATCTTCTTTGATCGCCACAACCATAACCTGCACATCCACGGCTACCGTGAGAATGGGGACATCACGACACCGTTCGACATGCGCGTATTGTCTGAGATGGACCGTTTCCACTTGGCGCAGGATGCGGCCAACGCCGTCTATGGCGAAGAAGCGGCAGTCTTTTCGCAAAGGATGACGGAAACGGTGGACTTCCACCACCGCTTCATCCGCGAGAACGGCGAGGACATTGCGGAAGTCATGGAATGGAAATGGGAAGCTTTGGAAGGTGCTGCAGCAGCCAAAGAACTGATTGCAAACCAAGCGGACTGA